The following coding sequences are from one Anabas testudineus chromosome 16, fAnaTes1.2, whole genome shotgun sequence window:
- the pou3f1 gene encoding POU domain, class 3, transcription factor 1, producing MATTAQYIPRNNSLPSNPLMHPDSDRMHQGTTYREVQKMMHHEYLQGLAATNTGHPMSLTHHQWLPTSNTDWSSGTHIGQQDHKASVQATREDLSSGFHHRSHLVHQQTQSSHHGSWAPTTTHHLSPLSPASNGHQSLVYSQPGYTNLNAMLSPQPGSLHHGMRDPLHDDSGSHDNQMESPQQAFSHHQDHSDEDAPSSDDLEQFAKQFKQRRIKLGFTQADVGLALGTLYGNVFSQTTICRFEALQLSFKNMCKLKPLLNKWLEETDSNTGSPTNLDKIAAQGRKRKKRTSIEVGVKGALENHFLKCPKPSAHEISTLAGTLQLEKEVVRVWFCNRRQKEKRMTPVGVPHPNMEDVYSQAETPPLHRTLQSPVQ from the coding sequence ATGGCGACAACAGCTCAGTATATTCCGAGGAATAACTCCTTACCGTCCAACCCGCTCATGCATCCGGATTCGGATAGGATGCACCAGGGGACGACCTACAGAGAAGTGCAGAAAATGATGCACCATGAGTACTTGCAAGGGCTTGCGGCTACCAACACGGGACACCCGATGAGCCTGACTCACCACCAGTGGCTGCCCACTTCTAACACCGACTGGTCCAGCGGTACCCACATCGGGCAGCAGGATCACAAAGCCAGCGTGCAAGCGACCCGGGAGGACCTGAGCAGCGGCTTCCACCACAGATCTCACCTGGTGCACCAGCAGACGCAGAGTAGCCACCATGGTTCGTGGGCGCCTACCACGACGCACCACTTATCTCCGCTGTCCCCCGCATCCAACGGCCACCAGTCACTGGTCTACTCCCAGCCTGGATACACAAACCTAAACGCAATGCTCAGTCCCCAGCCGGGCTCCCTGCACCATGGCATGCGGGACCCGCTCCACGACGATTCGGGCAGCCACGACAACCAGATGGAGTCGCCCCAGCAGGCGTTTAGCCATCACCAGGACCACTCGGATGAGGACGCGCCCAGCTCCGACGACCTGGAGCAGTTCGCCAAGCAGTTCAAGCAGCGGCGGATCAAACTGGGCTTTACGCAGGCGGACGTGGGCTTGGCCTTGGGCACCCTGTATGGAAACGTCTTTTCTCAAACCACTATCTGCAGGTTTGAGGCGCTGCAGCTCAGCTTCAAGAACATGTGCAAACTTAAGCCGCTCCTAAACAAGTGGCTGGAGGAGACAGACTCAAACACCGGCAGTCCCACCAATTTGGACAAGATTGCTGCGCAGGGCAGGAAACGAAAGAAGAGGACCTCCATTGAAGTGGGGGTGAAAGGGGCACTGGAAAATCATTTCTTGAAATGCCCAAAGCCATCTGCTCATGAAATCAGCACTTTAGCCGGCACTCTGCAGTTGGAAAAAGAGGTTGTCCGTGTTTGGTTTTGcaacagaagacaaaaagagaaaagaatgacACCAGTGGGGGTCCCTCACCCGAATATGGAGGACGTATATTCCCAAGCAGAGACCCCTCCTCTACACCGTACACTACAGAGTCCTGTGCAGTGA